A single Pseudomonas lutea DNA region contains:
- the cysZ gene encoding sulfate transporter CysZ codes for MPAPALSGPQYLREGLKLVLSPGLRLFVLLPLAINLVLFSAMIYFAGHEFRLWVDSFMPTLPGWLSFLNYILWPLFVVLVALMVFFTFTMIANIIAAPFNGFLSEKVEVVLRGTDDFPAFSWGELIEMIPRTLSREMRKLGYFLPRAIGLFILSWIPVVNLIAAPLWLMFGVWMMAIQYIDYPADNHKMSWQDMLAWLRAKRWQSMSFGGIVYLVLLIPVVNILMMPAAVAGATLFWVRERGAETLAERIR; via the coding sequence ATGCCTGCACCCGCCCTTTCCGGCCCTCAATACCTGCGCGAAGGTCTGAAGCTGGTGCTCAGCCCCGGCCTGCGACTGTTCGTCCTGCTGCCACTGGCGATCAATCTGGTGCTGTTCAGCGCCATGATCTACTTCGCCGGCCATGAGTTCAGGCTGTGGGTGGACTCCTTCATGCCCACCCTTCCCGGCTGGCTCAGCTTTCTGAACTACATCCTGTGGCCGTTATTCGTCGTGCTTGTGGCCTTGATGGTGTTCTTCACCTTCACCATGATCGCCAACATTATTGCCGCGCCGTTCAACGGATTCCTGTCTGAAAAGGTAGAAGTGGTCTTGCGCGGGACGGACGACTTCCCGGCGTTCAGCTGGGGCGAACTAATCGAAATGATCCCGCGCACCCTGAGCCGTGAAATGCGCAAGCTTGGCTACTTTCTGCCCCGTGCCATCGGGCTGTTCATCCTCTCGTGGATTCCGGTGGTGAACTTGATCGCTGCGCCGCTGTGGCTGATGTTCGGCGTCTGGATGATGGCGATCCAGTACATCGACTACCCCGCCGACAACCACAAGATGAGCTGGCAGGACATGCTTGCCTGGCTTCGCGCCAAGCGTTGGCAAAGCATGAGTTTTGGCGGGATCGTTTATCTGGTGCTGCTGATCCCGGTGGTCAACATCCTGATGATGCCAGCTGCGGTGGCGGGCGCGACGTTATTCTGGGTGAGGGAACGCGGTGCGGAGACACTGGCAGAGCGCATTCGCTGA
- the trxB gene encoding thioredoxin-disulfide reductase, translating to MSDVRHSRVIILGSGPAGYSAAVYAARANLKPLLITGMQAGGQLTTTTEVDNWPGDPHGLTGPALMERMREHAERFETEIVFDHINAVDLAGKPFSLKGDNATYTCDALIIATGASARYLGLPSEEAFMGKGVSACATCDGFFYRNKPVAVVGGGNTAVEEALYLANIASKVTLIHRRETFRAEKILIDKLHARVAEGKIELKLNSTLDEVLGDTMGVTGARLKNNDGSYDEVKVDGVFIAIGHTPNTSLFEGQLALKDGYMVVQGGREGNATATSVDGVFAAGDVADHVYRQAITSAGAGCMAALDVERYLDGLANVSF from the coding sequence ATGTCTGATGTACGTCATTCGCGAGTGATTATCCTTGGCTCCGGCCCAGCCGGTTACAGCGCTGCGGTCTACGCCGCTCGCGCCAACCTCAAGCCGCTGTTGATCACCGGGATGCAGGCAGGTGGTCAGCTGACGACCACCACCGAAGTCGACAACTGGCCGGGCGACCCCCATGGCCTCACAGGCCCGGCACTGATGGAGCGGATGCGCGAACACGCAGAGCGCTTCGAGACAGAGATCGTTTTCGACCACATCAACGCTGTGGACCTGGCCGGCAAGCCGTTCAGCCTGAAAGGCGACAATGCGACCTACACCTGCGACGCGCTGATCATCGCTACCGGGGCAAGCGCTCGTTACCTCGGCCTGCCTTCCGAAGAAGCGTTCATGGGCAAAGGCGTTTCGGCCTGCGCAACCTGCGACGGTTTCTTCTATCGCAACAAGCCGGTCGCCGTTGTCGGTGGCGGCAACACGGCCGTCGAGGAAGCGCTGTACCTCGCCAATATCGCCAGCAAGGTGACTCTGATTCACCGTCGCGAGACCTTCCGCGCCGAGAAAATCCTCATCGACAAGCTGCATGCGCGCGTGGCCGAAGGCAAGATCGAGCTCAAGCTCAATTCTACTCTCGACGAAGTTCTGGGCGACACCATGGGCGTGACCGGTGCGCGTCTGAAAAACAACGACGGCAGCTATGACGAAGTGAAGGTCGACGGCGTATTTATTGCCATTGGCCATACGCCGAACACGTCGCTATTCGAGGGCCAGTTGGCGCTCAAGGACGGCTACATGGTTGTTCAAGGTGGCCGTGAGGGTAACGCGACGGCTACCAGCGTTGATGGTGTGTTTGCCGCCGGGGATGTGGCAGATCACGTCTACCGTCAAGCCATCACCTCGGCAGGTGCAGGCTGCATGGCTGCACTGGACGTCGAGCGCTACCTGGACGGCTTGGCCAACGTCTCGTTCTGA
- a CDS encoding HopJ type III effector protein: MTDLSALRASLASGNHLFADTLAFVAAHYDYQPQAFSNGPVENAAGQNEGSCKTLGMALLEGLSDEEALLAFGEHYRAVLATPGGSDHGNIRALIANGLAGVQFSAEPLKRKV; this comes from the coding sequence ATGACTGACCTGAGCGCACTGCGTGCCAGCCTTGCCAGCGGCAATCACCTTTTTGCCGACACGCTCGCGTTTGTGGCCGCGCATTACGATTACCAGCCTCAGGCCTTCAGCAACGGCCCGGTGGAAAACGCAGCGGGTCAGAACGAAGGCTCTTGCAAGACACTTGGCATGGCACTGCTGGAAGGCCTGAGCGATGAGGAAGCGCTGCTGGCGTTTGGCGAACATTATCGCGCCGTGCTCGCAACCCCCGGGGGGTCGGACCATGGAAACATTCGGGCGTTGATCGCTAACGGACTGGCAGGCGTGCAATTCTCGGCCGAGCCTCTCAAGCGTAAGGTCTGA
- a CDS encoding DUF1244 domain-containing protein: MTEQQRLELEAAAFRRLVAHLDSRKDVQNIDLMNLSGFCRNCLSKWYKAAADEKHIEITLDDAREVVYGMPYSEWKSTYQKEASPEQQAAFAKEPKHD, encoded by the coding sequence ATGACCGAGCAACAACGTCTTGAACTTGAAGCCGCCGCTTTCCGCCGTCTGGTAGCGCACCTGGACAGCCGCAAGGACGTGCAGAACATCGATCTGATGAACCTCTCCGGTTTTTGTCGCAACTGCCTGTCCAAGTGGTACAAGGCCGCCGCTGACGAGAAGCACATCGAGATCACACTTGATGACGCCCGCGAAGTGGTTTACGGCATGCCTTACAGCGAGTGGAAATCCACCTACCAGAAAGAAGCCAGCCCGGAGCAACAGGCCGCTTTCGCCAAGGAACCGAAGCATGACTGA
- the folX gene encoding dihydroneopterin triphosphate 2'-epimerase, producing MARLEPGTARIRVKDLCLRTFIGINEDEILNKQDVLINLTIQYAAQEAVRDNDIDHALNYRTITKAIIQHVESNRFALLERLTQEVLDLVMSHEAVQYAEVEVDKPHALRFAESVSITLAAAR from the coding sequence ATGGCAAGACTCGAACCCGGCACAGCACGCATCAGGGTCAAAGACCTGTGCCTGCGTACGTTTATCGGCATCAACGAAGATGAGATTCTCAACAAGCAAGATGTGCTGATCAATCTCACGATCCAGTACGCGGCGCAGGAAGCGGTGCGCGACAACGATATCGACCATGCGCTTAATTACCGCACCATCACCAAGGCGATCATCCAGCACGTGGAAAGCAATCGCTTTGCCTTGCTCGAGCGCCTGACGCAGGAGGTGCTTGACCTTGTGATGAGCCATGAAGCGGTTCAGTACGCCGAGGTCGAGGTGGATAAGCCTCACGCGCTGCGTTTCGCCGAATCGGTATCGATCACGCTCGCGGCGGCGCGCTGA
- the folE gene encoding GTP cyclohydrolase I FolE: MTLSLPQHYREILVGLGEDPEREGLLDTPKRAAKAMQYLCHGYEQTLEEIVNGALFASESDEMVIVKDIELYSLCEHHLLPFIGKAHVAYIPTGKVLGLSKIARIVDMFARRLQIQENLTRQIADAIQDVTKAAGVAVVIEAQHMCMMMRGVEKQNSTMNTSVMLGAFRESTTTRMEFLQLIGRSK; the protein is encoded by the coding sequence ATGACCCTGTCACTGCCACAGCATTACCGTGAAATCCTCGTCGGCCTGGGTGAAGATCCTGAACGCGAAGGGTTGCTGGATACACCCAAGCGCGCAGCCAAGGCCATGCAGTATCTTTGTCATGGCTACGAGCAAACCCTGGAAGAGATCGTCAACGGTGCACTGTTTGCATCCGAGAGCGACGAGATGGTCATCGTCAAGGATATCGAGTTGTACTCGCTGTGCGAGCATCACCTGCTGCCCTTCATCGGCAAGGCTCATGTTGCCTATATCCCCACCGGAAAGGTCCTGGGGCTGTCGAAGATCGCCCGCATCGTCGACATGTTCGCGCGGCGCCTGCAAATTCAGGAAAACCTGACGCGACAGATCGCCGATGCCATCCAGGATGTCACCAAGGCAGCAGGCGTGGCGGTGGTGATCGAGGCCCAGCACATGTGCATGATGATGCGCGGTGTTGAAAAGCAGAACTCGACCATGAACACTTCGGTGATGCTCGGCGCCTTCCGCGAGTCGACCACCACCCGAATGGAATTTTTGCAATTGATCGGACGGAGCAAGTAG
- the folM gene encoding dihydromonapterin reductase: protein MACSPAPVLITGASQRVGLYCAERLLAEGQPVIITYRSDRPGVRQLEDLGAVVLQADFSCEASVLDFIARLKDRTDCLRAIVHNASDWLAESTHDEADVFTRMFSVHMLAPYLINLHCADLLRRCEKADIVHISDDVTRKGSSKHVAYSASKAGLENLTLSFAAKFAPHIKVNGIAPAMLMFQPDDDAAYRLRTLDKSALGIEPGAEVIYQSVRYLLDNPYVTGTTLTLNGGRHLK, encoded by the coding sequence ATGGCCTGCTCCCCTGCTCCTGTCCTGATAACTGGCGCCAGCCAGCGCGTCGGCCTGTATTGCGCCGAGCGCCTTTTGGCGGAGGGCCAGCCCGTCATCATCACGTACCGCAGCGACCGCCCAGGTGTGCGACAGCTCGAAGACCTCGGCGCAGTCGTCCTGCAGGCGGACTTCTCCTGCGAGGCCAGCGTGCTGGATTTCATTGCACGCCTGAAAGATCGTACAGACTGCCTCAGGGCGATCGTTCACAACGCATCAGACTGGCTGGCCGAGAGCACACATGACGAGGCGGATGTGTTCACGCGCATGTTCAGCGTCCATATGCTGGCGCCTTATCTGATCAACCTCCATTGCGCCGATTTGCTGCGGCGATGCGAGAAAGCCGACATTGTTCACATCAGCGACGACGTCACCCGCAAAGGCAGCAGCAAGCATGTCGCCTACAGCGCCAGCAAAGCGGGGCTGGAAAACCTGACGCTGTCCTTCGCAGCAAAGTTTGCCCCCCATATCAAGGTCAACGGCATCGCCCCGGCCATGCTGATGTTCCAACCCGACGACGATGCAGCCTATCGCCTGCGCACGCTGGATAAATCGGCCCTCGGAATCGAGCCTGGTGCCGAGGTGATTTACCAGAGCGTGCGCTACCTGCTGGATAACCCCTACGTCACCGGCACCACGCTGACCTTAAACGGCGGACGGCACCTAAAGTAA
- a CDS encoding antibiotic biosynthesis monooxygenase, giving the protein MSTSPVTLMVARRVAHGRYQELIAWLHEGEQLATDFPGYLGSGVLAPPPGDDEFQIIFRFADEATMHAWEHSASRRSWLVRGSGLFAKDSVHRVSGIDGWFGAAGQRPPRWKQAVAIWLAFFPVSLIFNFVLGPLLGQLELLPRIMISTLILTPLMVFWFIPLSTHLLAGWLHSNAPAQVNGTESASTR; this is encoded by the coding sequence ATGTCTACCTCTCCCGTCACGCTGATGGTTGCCCGTCGCGTCGCCCATGGCCGCTACCAGGAATTGATCGCCTGGCTGCACGAAGGCGAACAACTTGCCACTGACTTCCCCGGCTATCTCGGCTCAGGCGTGCTTGCACCGCCGCCAGGGGATGACGAATTCCAGATTATTTTCCGCTTTGCAGACGAGGCCACCATGCACGCATGGGAGCATTCTGCATCCCGACGCTCCTGGCTGGTGCGCGGCAGCGGTCTGTTTGCCAAAGACTCGGTACACCGCGTCAGTGGTATCGACGGCTGGTTTGGTGCCGCAGGCCAGCGCCCGCCCCGGTGGAAGCAGGCGGTCGCCATCTGGCTGGCCTTTTTCCCGGTGTCGCTGATATTCAACTTCGTACTGGGTCCGCTGCTTGGCCAACTGGAGCTCTTGCCGCGCATCATGATCAGCACACTCATCCTCACTCCGCTGATGGTGTTCTGGTTCATCCCGCTGTCGACCCATCTGCTGGCAGGGTGGCTGCACAGCAATGCGCCCGCTCAGGTCAACGGTACGGAATCAGCGTCCACTCGCTGA